A DNA window from Salvelinus sp. IW2-2015 linkage group LG4q.1:29, ASM291031v2, whole genome shotgun sequence contains the following coding sequences:
- the LOC111961763 gene encoding betaine--homocysteine S-methyltransferase 1 isoform X1, translating into MIMAPAGAKRNILERLDAGEIVIGDGGFVFALEKRGYVKAGPWTPEAAAEHPEAVRQLHREFLRAGSNVMQTFTFYASDDKLENRGNAQRFTGAQINEAACDLAREVANEGDAMVAGGVSQTPSYLSCKSEAEVKGIFKKQLNVFVKKNVDFMIAEYFEHVEEAEWAVQVLKTSGKPVCASLCIGPDGDLNGVSPEDCAVKLVKAGANIVGINCHFDPMTCVKTVKMMKEGVERAGLKAHYMVQPLGYHTPDCNCQGFIDLPEFPFGLEPRILTRWDMHKYAREAFNVGIRFIGGCCGFEPYHIRAVAEELATERGYLPAASVKHGNWGAGLEMHTKPWVRARARQDYWEKLKPASGRPKCPSMSTPDSWGVTKGHADLMQHKEATSLDELKPLFEKAKASH; encoded by the exons ATGATCATGGCACCCGCTGGAGCTAAGAGG AACATTCTGGAGCGCCTGGATGCAGGCGAAATTGTCATCGGGGATGGGGGCTTCGTCTTCGCCCTGGAGAAGAGGGGATACGTGAAGGCGGGTCCCTGGACTCCTGAGGCCGCCGCAGAGCATCCTGAGGCTG TGCGACAGCTGCACCGTGAGTTCCTGCGGGCGGGGTCAAATGTCATGCAGACCTTCACCTTCTACGCCAGCGACGATAAGCTGGAGAACAGGGGTAATGCTCAGCGCTTCACA GGTGCGCAAATCAACGAGGCTGCCTGTGACCTGGCCAGAGAGGTGGCCAATGAGGGTGACGCGATGGTGGCAGGTGGGGTCTCCCAGACCCCCTCTTACCTGAGCTGCAAGAGCGAGGCCGAGGTCAAGGGTATCTTCAAGAAGCAGCTCAATGTCTTTGTCAAGAAGAATGTGGATTTCATGATTGCGGAG taCTTTGAGCATGTGGAGGAGGCAGAGTGGGCCGTGCAGGTGCTGAAAACGTCCGGGAAGCCAGTATGTGCCTCCCTGTGCATCGGCCCTGATGGAGACCTCAACGGTGTCAGCCCTGAGGATTGTGCTGTCAAGCTGGTCAAAGCTG GAGCCAATATTGTTGGCATCAACTGCCACTTTGACCCCATGACCTGTGTGAAGACTGTGAAGATGATgaaagagggagtggagagggcaGGGCTGAAGGCCCATTACATGGTGCAGCCTCTGGGCTACCACACGCCTGACTGCAACTGCCAGGGATTCATCGACCTACCAGAATTCCCCTTCg GTCTGGAGCCCAGGATTCTGACCAGGTGGGACATGCACAAGTACGCCAGAGAGGCCTTCAACGTTGGCATCCGTTTCATCGGTGGCTGCTGTGGCTTCGAGCCCTACCACATCAGGGCTGTGGCTGAGGAGCTGGCCACAGAGAGAGGCTACCTGCCCGCTGCCTCCGTCAAGCACGGCAACTGGGGTGCTGGCTTGGAGATGCACACCAAGCCCTGGGTCCGTGCCAG GGCCCGCCAAGACTACTGGGAGAAGCTGAAGCCAGCATCCGGGCGTCCCAAGTGTCCCTCCATGTCCACCCCTGACAGCTGGGGTGTCACCAAAGGCCATGCCGACCTGATGCAGCACAAGGAGGCCACCAGCCTGGACGAGCTCAAGCCCCTGTTTGAGAAGGCAAAGGCCAGCCACTGA
- the LOC111961763 gene encoding uncharacterized protein isoform X2, producing MYAHHAAPWSTSFDGRDRTSHHQRTKQRGKGEQRFQEDWTWEDILDGKGSWTWEEILAGRDRLLWEQVEALRKAEAASKGARRYEGTRLARKPERQPPPKKKIGGHTRRLAELGWRPEPTPRACERHTGQAPCYALERRVSPVRVHSPVRYIPAPRICRARVSIQPGRVVPALLSRPPVRLLGPVYPAPALRTVSPVRLHSPVRPVPAPRMCSVKITIQPGWVVQAPSSRPPVRLHGPVYPVPLPRTKHPVCLSSLVSPVPAPRTKTPVCLPSLVSPVPAARTRPPVCLPSLVSPVAAPRTRLPIRRRFTASNTKSSRSVWLRRWI from the exons atgtacgctcaccatgctgcaccttggtctacttcctttgacggccgtgacagaacttcccaccaccaaaggaccaagcagcgtggtaagggggaGCAGCGTTttcaggaggactggacatgggaggacatcctggacggcaagggatcctggacatgggaggagatcctggccggaagggatcgcctgctgtgggagcaggtggaagcattgaggaaggcggaggcagcgagtaaAGGGGCCcggcgttacgagggaacacggctagcaaggaagcccgagaggcagccccccccaaaaaaaaaaattggggggcacacgaggagattggctgagttaggttggagacctgagccaactcctcgtgcttgcGAGCGtcatactggtcaggcaccgtgttatgcgttgGAGCGCagggtgtctccagtgcgcgttcacagcccggtgcgctacatcccagctccccgcatctgccgggctagggtgagcatccagccaggacgggttgtgccagccctgctctccagacctccagtgcgcctcctcggcccagtatatcctgcgccggctctacgcacagtgtctccggtgcgtctgcacagcccagtgcgtcctgtgccagcgccccgcatgtGCAGTGTGaagataaccatccagccaggatgggttgtgcaggctccaagctcgagacctccagtgcgcctccacggcccagtgtatccggtgcctctgccaaggacaaagcatcctgtatgtctctccagcctggtgagtcctgtgcctgcgcccagaactaaaactcctgtatgtctccccagcctggtgagtcctgtgcctgctgccagaaccaggcctcctgtatgtctccccagcctggtgagccctgtggcagctccacgtaccagactgcccatac GCAGACGTTTCACTGCATCAAACACCAAATCTAGCCGAAGCGTTTGGTTGAGAAGGTGGATCTAA